A region from the Cannabis sativa cultivar Pink pepper isolate KNU-18-1 chromosome 9, ASM2916894v1, whole genome shotgun sequence genome encodes:
- the LOC115722526 gene encoding 3-ketoacyl-CoA thiolase 2, peroxisomal isoform X2 — translation METAINRQRILLQHLQPSSSSSSPRPESSPISASECLAGDSAAYQRNHVFGDDVVIVAAYRTALCKSKRGGFKDTYPDDLLAPVLKALIDKTNLNPSEVGDIVVGSVLAPGSQRASECRMAAFYAGFPETVPVRTVNRQCSSGLQAVADVAAAIKAGFYDIGIGAGLESMTVNPMAWEGSVNPKVKIFEQAQNCLLPMGITSENVASRFGVSRKEQDQAAVESHRRAAAATASGKFKDEIIPVATKIVDPKTGQETPVTISVDDGIRPNASLADLGKLRPVFKKDGTTTAGNSSQVSDGAGAVLLMKRSVADKKGMPILGVFRTFAAVGVDPAIMGVGPAAAIPAAVKAAGLELDDIDLFEINEAFASQFVYCRNKLGLDPEKINVNGGAMAIGHPLGATGARCVATLLHEMKRRGKDCRFGVISMCIGTGMGAAAVFERADHGDELCNARVAR, via the exons ATGGAAACAGCCATCAATAGACAGCGAATTTTACTCCAACATCTTCAaccttcttcatcatcatcttctccTCGACCTGAATCCTCCCCAATTTCT GCATCGGAATGTTTGGCTGGGGATAGTGCTGCTTACCAGAGAAATCATGTGTTTGGGGATGATGTCGTTATTGTGGC AGCTTACCGGACTGCACTTTGCAAATCCAAACGTGGTGGGTTTAAGGATACTTACCCTGATGATCTTCTGGCCCCTGTTTTGAAG GCATTGATAGACAAAACTAATTTGAACCCAAGTGAAGTTGGAGATATTGTTGTGGGTTCAGTCTTGGCACCGGGTTCCCAACGGGCAAGTGAATGTAGAATGGCTGCATTCTATGCTGGTTTCCCTG AGACTGTCCCGGTTAGAACTGTGAACAGGCAATGTTCATCTGGACTTCAGGCAGTTGCTGATGTAGCTGCTGCTATAAAGGCGGGATTTTATGATATTG GTATTGGTGCTGGATTGGAATCAATGACGGTGAATCCAATGGCGTGGGAAGGCTCGGTGAACCCAAAA GTCAAAATCTTTGAACAAGCCCAGAACTGCCTTCTTCCAATGGGGATTACCTCAGAAAATGTTGCAAGTCGCTTTGGTGTGTCAAGAAAGGAACAAGATCAGGCTGCA GTTGAGTCTCATAGACGGGCTGCTGCAGCTACTGCTTCTGGTaaatttaaggatgaaattatCCCCGTGGCTACCAAG ATTGTTGATCCCAAAACTGGTCAGGAGACACCAGTCACAATATCTGTTGATGATGGTATTCGACCCAATGCATCATTGGCAGATTTGGGAAAGCTGAGACCTGTGTTTAAGAAAGATGGAACCACAACAGCAG GCAATTCTAGCCAGGTCAGTGATGGAGCTGGAGCTGTCCTCTTAATGAAGAGAAGTGTCGCAGATAAAAAGGGCATGCCAATTCTCGGTGTATTCAG GACTTTTGCTGCTGTAGGTGTGGATCCTGCCATCATGGGAGTTGGCCCCGCTGCTGCAATTCCCGCTGCAGTGAAGGCTGCTGGTCTTGAACTGGATGATATTGATCTCTTTGAGATAAATGAG GCATTTGCTTCCCAATTTGTGTATTGCCGTAATAAGCTGGGTCTTGACCCCGAAAAAATCAATGTGAATGGCGGTGCAATGGCCATTGGACATCCTTTGGGTGCTACAG GTGCTCGTTGTGTTGCAACTTTACTGCATGAGATGAAACGCCGTGGCAAAGACTGTCGTTTTGGAGTTATCTCAATGTGCATAG GGACGGGAATGGGGGCAGCAGCTGTTTTCGAAAGGGCTGATCACGGTGACGAGCTATGCAACGCTAGGGTTGCTCGGTAG
- the LOC115722526 gene encoding 3-ketoacyl-CoA thiolase 2, peroxisomal isoform X1 has protein sequence METAINRQRILLQHLQPSSSSSSPRPESSPISASECLAGDSAAYQRNHVFGDDVVIVAAYRTALCKSKRGGFKDTYPDDLLAPVLKALIDKTNLNPSEVGDIVVGSVLAPGSQRASECRMAAFYAGFPETVPVRTVNRQCSSGLQAVADVAAAIKAGFYDIGIGAGLESMTVNPMAWEGSVNPKVKIFEQAQNCLLPMGITSENVASRFGVSRKEQDQAAVESHRRAAAATASGKFKDEIIPVATKIVDPKTGQETPVTISVDDGIRPNASLADLGKLRPVFKKDGTTTAGNSSQVSDGAGAVLLMKRSVADKKGMPILGVFRTFAAVGVDPAIMGVGPAAAIPAAVKAAGLELDDIDLFEINEAFASQFVYCRNKLGLDPEKINVNGGAMAIGHPLGATGARCVATLLHEMKRRGKDCRFGVISMCIGMFSHPLSLSDLFYAGCWCGVSLIEMLM, from the exons ATGGAAACAGCCATCAATAGACAGCGAATTTTACTCCAACATCTTCAaccttcttcatcatcatcttctccTCGACCTGAATCCTCCCCAATTTCT GCATCGGAATGTTTGGCTGGGGATAGTGCTGCTTACCAGAGAAATCATGTGTTTGGGGATGATGTCGTTATTGTGGC AGCTTACCGGACTGCACTTTGCAAATCCAAACGTGGTGGGTTTAAGGATACTTACCCTGATGATCTTCTGGCCCCTGTTTTGAAG GCATTGATAGACAAAACTAATTTGAACCCAAGTGAAGTTGGAGATATTGTTGTGGGTTCAGTCTTGGCACCGGGTTCCCAACGGGCAAGTGAATGTAGAATGGCTGCATTCTATGCTGGTTTCCCTG AGACTGTCCCGGTTAGAACTGTGAACAGGCAATGTTCATCTGGACTTCAGGCAGTTGCTGATGTAGCTGCTGCTATAAAGGCGGGATTTTATGATATTG GTATTGGTGCTGGATTGGAATCAATGACGGTGAATCCAATGGCGTGGGAAGGCTCGGTGAACCCAAAA GTCAAAATCTTTGAACAAGCCCAGAACTGCCTTCTTCCAATGGGGATTACCTCAGAAAATGTTGCAAGTCGCTTTGGTGTGTCAAGAAAGGAACAAGATCAGGCTGCA GTTGAGTCTCATAGACGGGCTGCTGCAGCTACTGCTTCTGGTaaatttaaggatgaaattatCCCCGTGGCTACCAAG ATTGTTGATCCCAAAACTGGTCAGGAGACACCAGTCACAATATCTGTTGATGATGGTATTCGACCCAATGCATCATTGGCAGATTTGGGAAAGCTGAGACCTGTGTTTAAGAAAGATGGAACCACAACAGCAG GCAATTCTAGCCAGGTCAGTGATGGAGCTGGAGCTGTCCTCTTAATGAAGAGAAGTGTCGCAGATAAAAAGGGCATGCCAATTCTCGGTGTATTCAG GACTTTTGCTGCTGTAGGTGTGGATCCTGCCATCATGGGAGTTGGCCCCGCTGCTGCAATTCCCGCTGCAGTGAAGGCTGCTGGTCTTGAACTGGATGATATTGATCTCTTTGAGATAAATGAG GCATTTGCTTCCCAATTTGTGTATTGCCGTAATAAGCTGGGTCTTGACCCCGAAAAAATCAATGTGAATGGCGGTGCAATGGCCATTGGACATCCTTTGGGTGCTACAG GTGCTCGTTGTGTTGCAACTTTACTGCATGAGATGAAACGCCGTGGCAAAGACTGTCGTTTTGGAGTTATCTCAATGTGCATAGGTATGTTCTCGCACCCTCTTTCTCTTAGCGATTTGTTTTATGCAGGTTGTTGGTGTGGGGTGTCATTAATCGAAATGTTAATGTAG
- the LOC133030895 gene encoding stress response protein nst1-like, translating to MTGEFASQLTRCAPKRFATCASLNSIFQVQDLSHSLTVLAAEAGRLSRNIINHGFALSDFGDMNDVRKVLQDLTAERQIYQEAAERQEAAAKAKEEKAKAKEEEATRREAQAEAMIQAEAQRRGRMEAHHQEELRAQTEAAEKARRDVREAREALDEMAAKVRSLEETHQSDIESKAALAAELKELRDYKDQSTRKAKRAELLSPVSCARCPKRFDDGVYMAWATNDQSIKLTFYPKPEDMIAKFREKKKRLDAELEARIGPRLPPRAD from the exons atgaccggtgagttcgcttctcagcttacacgctgcgcgcccaagcggtttgccacttgtgcctccttgaactctatcttccaggtccaggacctcagccattccctcacagta cttgctgctgaggctggtcgcctctccaggaacatcataaaccatggcttcgctctgtccgactttggggacatgaacgacgtcaggaaggtcctccaagacctcacagcggagaggcagatctaccaggaggcggccgagcgccaggaggcagcggccaaggccaaggaagagaaggctaaggccaaggaagaggaggccacccggagggaggctcaggcggaggccatgatccaggccgaggcccagcggagaggcaggatggaggcccatcatcaggaggaactaagggctcaaaccgaggctgccgagaaggccaggcgagatgttcgggaggccagggaggctttggatgaaatggccgccaaggtgaggtctctagaggagactcaccagtcggatatcgaatccaaggccgctctagctgcggagttgaaggagcttcgggactacaaagatcagtctaccaggaaggccaagagggccgagctcctttctcctgtctcctgcgcccggtgcccgaagcgctttgatgatggtgtctacatggcttgggccactaacgatcagagtatcaagctcactttttatcccaaacccgaggacatgattgccaaatttcgggaaaagaagaagaggcttgacgctgagcttgaggcacggattggacctcgtcttccaccgcgggctgactga